The following are from one region of the Nicotiana tabacum cultivar K326 chromosome 3, ASM71507v2, whole genome shotgun sequence genome:
- the LOC142179426 gene encoding uncharacterized protein LOC142179426, with product MSSPQRSSQKRVRDETPPMFLIRDKTPSSLCNWWASFATWEQNRVFKHLKFLTNLMGIKPNRDLIEALVGFWDPANNVFRFKDYEMTPTLEELGGFTGLGRDLCGKRPAALRKVGVNNFLKKLCLRRIPMVWLNEGWVPSEYFYDRFGDEKVFENFSGTEFVNQLSYDAWRELRIFTFMISFLGIMVFPERGGRIRIRLVAVVSYLQSSEDHTILPMILGDIFRALTRCQEGEDYFEGCNILLQMWFIEHLYHHPIVVNFNDDWLNYIGCHPDRAASCNLPEGVRAWRTLLGSLSANRITWNYYWFPSARVMHMSTYRPLFILMGFRGFQPYAPLRVMRQLGREQKRPPIEDMCTFMWEFKGEEPPWESYAQKIWFGSRFSDLDEMVVDRERGEVSLAYLEWFHNQAIPEQRTERSIRHAVDWERENEVRVRETRREVAQEFQSRIDTLQEDKGILETAIDVQQADFEREKA from the coding sequence ATGAGTTCTCCACAAAGAAGCAGTCAGAAAAGGGTAAGGGACGAGACACCTCCTATGTTCTTGATCAGAGATAAGACCCCGAGTAGTCTCTGTAATTGGTGGGCTAGTTTTGCTACATGGGAACAGAATCGAGTATTTAAGCACCTCAAGTTCCTCACCAATCTCATGGGAATTAAGCCTAACAGAGATTTAATCGAGGCTCTAGTAGGTTTTTGGGACCCTGCGAACAATGTCTTCAGGTTCAAAGATTATGAAATGACACCCACATTGGAAGAATTAGGTGGGTTCACCggattggggagagacctttGTGGGAAAAGGCCTGCTGCTCTGAGAAAAGTTGGTGTGAACAACTTTTTAAAGAAGTTATGCCTTCGTCGAATTCCAATGGTTTGGTTAAACGAAGGTTGGGTTCCGTCGGAATATTTTTATGACAGATTTGGGGACGAGAAAGTGTTTGAGAACTTCTCGGGCACAGAATTCGTCAACCAGTTGAGTTACGACGCTTGGAGGGAGTTGAGAATCTTCACGTTCATGATATCATTTCTAGGGATCATGGTCTTTCCGGAGCGTGGTGGGCGCATCAGAATTCGATTGGTTGCGGTAGTCTCGTATTTGCAAAGTAGCGAGGATCATACCATTCTTCCCATGATTTTGGGAGATATTTTTCGGGCTTTGACCCGTTGTCAAGAAGGTGAAGATTACTTTGAGGGATGCAACATTCTGCTGCAGATGTGGTTCATAGAGCACCTTTATCATCATCCAATAGTAGtaaatttcaatgatgattggcTGAATTACATTGGATGTCACCCAGACAGAGCTGCGAGTTGTAATCTTCCAGAGGGGGTGAGGGCTTGGCGGACATTACTTGGTTCATTGAGTGCTAATAGAATCACTTGGAACTATTACTGGTTCCCTTCTGCTAGGGTCATGCATATGTCGACGTATCGCCCATTATTCATACTCATGGGTTTTAGGGGTTTCCAACCCTACGCACCTTTACGCGTCATGCGCCAGTTAGGGAGAGAGCAAAAGAGGCCCCCGATTGAGGACATGTGCACGTTCATGTGGGAATTCAAGGGAGAGGAACCTCCATGGGAGTCATATGCACAGAAGATTTGGTTTGGTAGTCGATTTTCCGATCTAGACGAGATGGTAGTTGATCGTGAACGTGGGGAGGTAAGCCTCGCATACCTTGAGTGGTTTCACAACCAGGCTATCCCCGAGCAAAGGACAGAGAGATCCATACGGCACGCAGTTGATTGGGAGAGAGAGAACGAGGTCAGAGTTAGAGAAACCAGAAGGGAAGTGGCGCAAGAGTTCCAATCTCGTATTGACACTTTACAAGAAGATAAGGGCATTTTGGAGACAGCCATTGACGTACAACAAGCTGATTTTGAGCGGGAAAAGGCTTAG